A part of Fusarium graminearum PH-1 chromosome 3, whole genome shotgun sequence genomic DNA contains:
- a CDS encoding dynactin — MPDFKPGQTVQLNDGRKAIVRFAGATHFQVGEWIGVELEDKSGKNDGSVQGERYFDCPMGYGMFVKPVMATIIAQAPTPKPPARKPSRPSSYNPASGRASSAAGDAGLGRRKSLNAPSPSPVPRAARPTSLARSPTKSPTKQLSGVSSNSVSRTGTPSGSRAPSVGAKPRASVGGGRTPMGPPPPIARTTRQVSTSSTISRPGAAPPRTTNSRMSLGGPSRPGSAARRQSVDSQARRGSSDREEVISPPPNDNGDILSPQPRSPVQARTKALEKLTAGPASRQSTPPTSRKVSSTSTAGAARPAASTAASREIEDLKAKLKVLERKRAEDRDKLKQLETVQNERDKFESVIQKLQQKYQPQQQENAELKKLLREAEMRLESIEEFQQEHESILELATLDREMAEETAEVLRAELDALKEKAEEMELEVEVLKEENEEYSKGMTPEDRASTGWLQMERTNERLREALLRLRDLTQASEEELRDQISGLEDDMKEFNTMKEELSVCREKLEQSESAVEDLRQQLDNALGAEDMIEDLTERNMSMSEQIEELKAVIDDLESLKEINDELEINHVQNEKEMQEEMDFKDSVIAEQARRAGQQEEALEDMEYTLSRFRELVTSLQSDLDDMRASQAVTEGESEKLNDRSRAMMDLNMKLQISASKAQVKTIDLELRRLEAQEAEQHLEILKLFLPDTYKEDQDSVLSLLRFRRVAFKANLLNSFIRERLNGQPHPGHEDDVFAGCDASDKLVWVSNMCDRFVNDMTHCTIEQFSKYQNALHELEPVERALNVWIDGLRRDDLKEKTCADELHRTIALLSHLGEVHISNSLANYADDVHMKANIMQSHLDSAAVTFNTLRGLVQRVVPAEGDDEELAQHFSKKSEAVITNTRGAKVIAAKAVRALQDLRTRSLSLLPDTNEAFDECCEATQELADLARQIGLGLHNLFHADESRNEPFTYVEVQSSVHKTVLAVCTSSESDIFSTYLSKLRDVTTQISDLASLATDLDQVQEFDVATAPWRLRSHELKALKTIPVDAEEELRRIKEEHSEARRTIAQRDEHLSTAVLKIETLESRMRDAQANIDRIAKLQEELEASGQEIGGLKEDIEKQDRELKNLESERDKWKKIASDSRAYADGADAAGAKAGQERAVATAREMDALKKDIESLQSAVRYLREDNRRARTSEQHKYEWLAEPLKKPTSVTEQRRNMIATEGKDVLGELVKMASSASVYDFSTLPKDKLAWKPTRSTPQYHAAKQMEDYAAWGAWQESVLKKAHVLQGQAANAERRKKAPTTARLHIKLPGANGKMVPGSGREVQIVGSSEWEALQGRLAV; from the exons ATGCCAGATTTCAAGCCTGGGCAGACTGTCCAGCTCAACGATGGCCGTAAAGCCATTGTCCGCTTCGCTGGAGCTACACACTTTCAGGTCGGCGAGTGGATAGGAGTCGAATTGGAGGATAAATCGGGCAAAAACGATGGCAGTGTTCAGGGAGAGCGTTACTTCGATTGCCCCATGGGCTATGGCATGTTTGTCAAGCCTGTGATGGCTACCATTATAGCGCAAGccccaacaccaaaaccACCAGCTCGAAAACCTTCAAGGCCGAGTAGCTACAACCCGGCTTCAGGAAGGGCGTCGAGCGCGGCGGGAGATGCAGGCTTGGGTAGGAGAAAGAGCCTGAATGCACCCAGTCCGAGTCCGGTCCCTAGAGCGGCGCGGCCGACGAGTCTTGCAAGG TCTCCCACAAAGTCTCCTACGAAGCAACTAAGTGGTGTCTCGAGCAATTCCGTCTCTCGGACGGGAACACCTTCTGGCTCGCGTGCCCCGTCTGTAGGAGCGAAACCGCGCGCTTCAGTTGGGGGAGGTCGTACACCTATGGGTCCTCCACCACCGATCGCGcgaacaacaagacaagtatctacatcttcaacgaTATCAAGACCTGGAGCAGCGCCGCCAAGGACCACCAACAGTCGTATGTCGTTGGGAGGACCATCGCGTCCAGGTTCGGCTGCTAGACGACAATCCGTCGATTCTCAAGCACGAAGGGGCTCGTCGGATAGGGAGGAAGTTATTTCACCTCCCCCTAATGATAATGGAGACATTCTTTCACCCCAACCCAGAAGCCCAGTTCAGGCAAGAACTAAAGCCCTCGAGAAACTTACAGCAGGACCGGCATCACGACAATCTACACCGCCTACATCACGGAAAGTCTCATCGACTAGCACAGCTGGCGCAGCGCGTCCTGCCGCAAGCACGGCGGCAAGTCGAGAAatcgaggatctcaaggccaaACTCAAGGTTTTGGAGCGCAAACGAGCTGAGGATCGGGACAAGTTAAAGCAACTCGAAACAGTGCAAAATGAAAGGGACAAATTCGAGAGCGTTATACAAAAACTCCAACAAAAgtatcaacctcaacaacaggaGAACGCtgagttgaagaaattgTTGAGAGAAGCGGAAATGCGATTAGAGTCTATCGAAGAGTTTCAGCAAGAGCATGAAAGCATTTTAGAACTAGCCACTCTCGATCGCGAGATGGCAGAGGAGACGGCAGAGGTTTTGAGGGCTGAATTAGATGCTCTCAAAGAAAAGGCGGAAGAGATGGAGCTAGAGGTCGAAGTAttgaaggaagagaacgAGGAATACAGCAAGGGAATGACTCCCGAGGACCGAGCGAGCACAGGATGGTTGCAAATGGAACGAACAAATGAACGATTACGAGAAGCACTGTTACGACTACGCGACCTCACTCAGGCCTCTGAAGAGGAACTGAGAGACCAAATCTCAGGATTGGAGGATGATATGAAGGagttcaacaccatgaaGGAGGAGCTTTCCGTCTGCAGAGAGAAGCTTGAACAGTCGGAATCTGCGGTTGAAGATCTACGCCAACAACTCGATAATGCACTCGGCGCTGAAGACATGATTGAAGACTTAACAGAACGAAACATGAGCATGTCTGAGCAGATtgaagagctcaaggctgTCATTGATGATCTTGAAAGCCTGAAGGAAATCAACGATGAGCTCGAGATTAACCACGTCCAgaacgagaaggagatgCAGGAAGAAATGGATTTCAAGGACAGTGTCATTGCTGAGCAGGCTCGACGAGCaggccagcaagaagaagcactgGAAGATATGGAGTACACTCTTTCACGATTCCGGGAGTTGGTTACAAGCCTGCAGAGCGACTTGGATGATATGAGAGCTTCACAGGCTGTCACAGAGGGCGAGTCAGAGAAGCTCAACGATCGATCTCGTGCTATGATGGATCTCAACATGAAGCTGCAGATCTCAGCATCCAAGgctcaagtcaagacaattgaccttgagcttcgaCGATTGGAAGCCCAGGAAGCTGAGCAGCACTTGGAGAttctgaagctcttcctTCCCGATACCTACAAGGAGGACCAGGATTCCGTCCTTTCTCTGCTTCGCTTCCGTCGCGTGGCCTTCAAGGCgaacctcctcaacagcttcaTCCGAGAACGACTTAACGGACAGCCCCACCCCGGACATGAGGATGATGTATTTGCTGGTTGCGACGCTTCAGACAAGCTCGTCTGGGTTTCCAACATGTGTGATCGCTTTGTCAACGACATGACACATTGCACCATTGAGCAATTCTCCAAGTACCAGAACGCTTTGCACGAACTTGAGCCCGTTGAGCGAGCCCTCAACGTCTGGATCGATGGCTTGCGTCGAGATGACCTGAAGGAGAAGACATGCGCTGATGAGCTTCACCGCACTATCGCccttctttctcatcttggaGAGGTGCATATCTCAAACAGCCTGGCCAACTATGCGGATGATGTCCACATGAAGGCCAACATCATGCAGAGCCACCTTGACTCTGCAGCCGTTACCTTCAACACCCTTCGAGGTCTTGTCCAGCGCGTGGTTCCTGCAGAgggcgatgacgaggagctTGCTCAGCACTTTTCCAAGAAGTCTGAGGCAGTTATCACAAACACTCGAGGTGCCAAGGTCatcgctgccaaggctgtACGAGCTCTTCAGGACTTGAGAACACGatctctgtctttgttgccTGACACTAACGAGGCATTCGACGAATGCTGTGAAGCGACTCAAGAACTTGCTGATCTGGCGCGACAAATCGGTCTTGGCCTCCACAATCTGTTCCACGCTGATGAAAGCCGAAATGAGCCCTTCACATATGTTGAGGTCCAGTCTTCTGTTCATAAGACCGTTCTCGCAGTCTGCACCTCAAGCGAGTCCGACATCTTCTCCACCTACCTATCCAAGCTGCGGGATGTCACCACCCAAATCTCAGATCTGGCATCACTCGCCACCGACCTggaccaagttcaagaatTTGACGTTGCTACTGCTCCATGGCGACTGCGGTCTcatgagctcaaggctctcaagaccatcccCGTTGACGCCGAAGAGGAACTCCGTCGTATTAAGGAGGAACACAGTGAGGCCCGTCGCACGATCGCCCAGCGTGATGAGCATCTCAGCACTGCTGTTCTTAAGATTGAGACCCTCGAGTCCAGAATGCGGGATGCTCAGGCCAACATTGACCGCATTGCCAAGCTGcaggaagagcttgaggcttCCGGCCAAGAAATTGGAGGCCTCAAGGAGGATATAGAGAAGCAAGACCGTGAGCTTAAGAACCTCGAATCAGAGCGTGacaagtggaagaagattGCCAGCGACAGCCGTGCTTATGCTGATGGTGCcgatgctgctggtgctaAGGCTGGTCAAGAACGCGCTGTTGCCACAGCACGCGAGATGGATgccctcaagaaggacatTGAGAGTCTTCAATCGGCAGTCCGATACTTGCGTGAAGATAACCGCCGTGCCCGCACATCGGAGCAGCACAAGTACGAGTGGCTAGCTGAGCCGCTCAAGAAGCCTACTTCTGTCACTGAGCAGCGCCGAAACATGATCGCCACCGAAGGCAAGGATGTGCTCggcgagcttgtcaagatggcATCCTCAGCATCGGTATACGACTTCTCCACCCTGCCTAAAGATAAGCTTGCTTGGAAGCCTACTCGATCAACACCACAGTACCATGCCGCCAAGCAGATGGAAGACTATGCCGCTTGGGGGGCCTGGCAAGAGTCGGTCCTCAAGAAGGCCCATGTCCTCCAGGGCCAGGCGGCCAATGCcgagaggagaaagaaggcaCCCACGACAGCTCGTCTACATATAAAGCTGCCTGGTGCTAATGGAAAGATGGTCCCCGGATCGGGACGCGAGGTTCAGATCGTGGGTTCTTCTGAGTGGGAGGCTCTGCAGGGCCGTTTGGCTGTATGA